A window of the Fuscovulum sp. genome harbors these coding sequences:
- a CDS encoding aminotransferase class V-fold PLP-dependent enzyme, whose amino-acid sequence MKTGTQHLYIPGPTNVPEAVRQAMIVPMQDHRAPDFGDLTLGLFADLKKVFKTETGSVMMFPGSGTGCWEAAITNTLNPGDKVLMARHGQFSHLWIDMAQKLGLDVEVVDLAWGAGVPANEFARILGNDRHGKIKAVFVTHNETATGVTSDIALVRRALDESFHDAMLFVDGVSSIGSIDFRMDEWGVDLAVTGSQKGFMLPAGLGMLGVSAKAMAAAETAKMRRAYFDFADMARANTTGYFPYTPPVQLFHGLRRALDRMLDEGMENIFARHRRLATGVRNAVAAWGMDLAAEHPSLYSDTVSAIRVPQGVDARDVIRVAYDRYNCSFGAGLGPLNGKVFRIGHLGDLNEGMCLTALSIAELCLANAGAQIRFGSGVAAAQDVYAEPMARAVQRTTRAATRIAAE is encoded by the coding sequence ATGAAAACCGGAACGCAACACCTTTACATCCCCGGCCCTACCAACGTGCCCGAGGCGGTGCGGCAAGCCATGATCGTGCCGATGCAGGATCACCGCGCGCCGGATTTCGGTGATCTGACGCTGGGCCTGTTCGCCGATCTGAAAAAGGTTTTCAAAACGGAAACCGGAAGCGTGATGATGTTCCCCGGTTCCGGCACCGGCTGCTGGGAAGCGGCGATCACCAACACGCTGAACCCGGGTGACAAGGTTCTGATGGCCCGCCATGGGCAGTTCAGCCACCTCTGGATCGACATGGCGCAAAAGCTGGGCCTGGATGTCGAGGTTGTCGATCTGGCATGGGGCGCTGGCGTTCCTGCCAACGAATTCGCCCGCATCCTGGGCAATGACCGGCACGGCAAGATCAAGGCCGTCTTCGTCACGCATAACGAAACCGCCACGGGTGTCACGTCTGACATCGCCCTTGTCCGCCGCGCGCTGGACGAATCCTTCCATGATGCGATGCTGTTCGTGGATGGCGTGTCCTCGATCGGCTCCATCGATTTCCGCATGGATGAATGGGGCGTCGATCTTGCCGTGACCGGCAGCCAAAAGGGCTTCATGCTGCCCGCAGGTCTGGGGATGCTGGGCGTTTCGGCCAAGGCGATGGCGGCGGCGGAAACCGCAAAGATGCGCCGCGCCTATTTCGATTTCGCCGACATGGCCCGCGCCAACACCACCGGCTACTTCCCCTATACCCCGCCGGTCCAACTGTTCCACGGTCTGCGCCGCGCGCTGGATCGGATGCTGGACGAAGGCATGGAAAACATCTTTGCCCGCCACCGCCGCCTTGCCACCGGGGTCCGCAACGCCGTGGCCGCCTGGGGCATGGACCTGGCCGCCGAACACCCGTCGCTGTATTCCGATACGGTCAGCGCGATCCGCGTGCCGCAGGGCGTGGATGCGCGCGACGTGATCCGCGTGGCCTATGACCGCTACAACTGTTCCTTCGGCGCTGGCCTCGGCCCTCTGAACGGCAAGGTGTTCCGCATCGGCCACCTGGGCGACCTGAATGAAGGGATGTGCCTGACGGCGCTGTCCATCGCAGAGCTTTGCCTCGCCAATGCCGGCGCGCAGATCCGCTTCGGGTCGGGCGTTGCCGCCGCGCAGGATGTCTATGCCGAACCCATGGCCCGCGCCGTGCAGCGCACCACCCGCGCCGCAACCCGCATCGCCGCCGAATAA